From the genome of Thermoanaerobaculia bacterium:
GGCGTTCCTCGAGCGGTACAACGCGGACCTCGCCAACGGTCTCGGCAACGCGGTGTCCCGCGTCGTGCGCCTCTGCGTGAACACGTATGGCGCCACACCCCCGGTGCCGTGCGACGACAACGAGGTCAAGACCGCCGCCGGCCCCGCCGTCGAGTCGTACCTCGAGGCGTTCGACCGGTTCGAGTTCTCGCGCGGGCTGGAAGCCGTGGCATCGCTCTTGAAGCAGGTGGACGGCTACGTCGCCTCGCGCCAGCCCTGGAAGGTCGCGAAGGAGGAGGGGAAGACCGAGCGCCTGTCCCGCATGCTCTACGCCTCGGCGGAGGGGACCCGGATCGCCGCCGCGGCGCTCGCGCCGGTGCTCCCGACCGCTTCCCCGAAGGCGCTCGAGGCGCTCGGCGCGGATCCGGCCGACGGTCCGGGAGCCCTCGCCTGGGGAGGGCTCCCGACCGGCCGTCCTCTCGCCCCCGCGGCGCCGCTGTTTCCGCGCGCCGATCCGAAGAAGTTCTTTCCGAGCGAGGTTCCGATGAGCGAAGCGGCTCCCGCCCCCTCCGGCGCGAAGATCACGATCGAGGAGTTCCAGAAGATCGAGCTCCGCGCCGCGCGGATCGTCGCCGCGGAGCCGGTGCCGAAGTCGAAGAAGCTGATGCGCCTCGAGGTCGACCTCGGCTCCGAGCGGCGGCAGGTCGTCGCCGGCATCGCCACGCGCTATTCGCCGGAGAGCCTCGTGGGGAAGACGGTCGTGATCGTCGCGAACCTGCAGCCCGCGAAGCTGATGGGGCTCGAGTCGAACGG
Proteins encoded in this window:
- the metG gene encoding methionine--tRNA ligase subunit beta; its protein translation is VVPESRFHEVVAFVEAGLRDLSVSRTNLTWGIPFPGHPGHVVYVWLDALANYVTALGFGGDDETLYRRYWENPAGERTHLVGKDILRFHAVYWPAFLLSAGLPLPTRVAAHGWWLRDDKKMSKSTGNVVRPDALVAEFGPDALRYFLLREMVFGADASFSDEAFLERYNADLANGLGNAVSRVVRLCVNTYGATPPVPCDDNEVKTAAGPAVESYLEAFDRFEFSRGLEAVASLLKQVDGYVASRQPWKVAKEEGKTERLSRMLYASAEGTRIAAAALAPVLPTASPKALEALGADPADGPGALAWGGLPTGRPLAPAAPLFPRADPKKFFPSEVPMSEAAPAPSGAKITIEEFQKIELRAARIVAAEPVPKSKKLMRLEVDLGSERRQVVAGIATRYSPESLVGKTVVIVANLQPAKLMGLESNGMVLAASLPESGEPVVLVPEQDVPPGTKVK